GCCTCGGCGGTGGCCAGGGTCGATGCCCATTCGGCAAACGATTCATTGAGCCACAGGTCGTTCCACCACTTCATCGTCACCAGGTCGCCGAACCACATGTGGGCGAGCTCGTGCAGAATCGTCACGACCCTGCGTTCGCGGATCGCGTCGGTGACCTTGGAGCGGAACACGTAGGTTTCCGTGAACGTGACGCATCCCGCGTTTTCCATTGCCCCCATGTTGTATTCGGGCACGAAGAGCTGGTCGTACTTTTCGAACGGGTAGGGAACATCGAAGCGCGCCTCGTAGAACTCAAATCCCGCGCGCGTGATGTCCATGATGTAGTCGGCGTCGAGGTGCTTGGCCAGGGATTCGCGGCAAAAGACACCCAGCGCGATGGTGCGTCCGTCGCGGCTAGTGAGTTCGCCGCGCTCGACGTGGTAGGGGCCCGCGACCAATGCGGTGATGTACGTCGAAATCTTCTGGGTTGGCGCGAAGGCCCAGGTGGCGGTGCCGTCCGCGTGATCCTGCGGGTCGGGGGTGGGTGAATTCGATACGACCTGCCAGTTGCTCGGTGCCTTCACCGTGAAGGTGAAAGTCGCCTTGAGGTCGGGCTGCTCGAAGGTTGCGTACATGCGGCGCGCGTCGGGCACCTCGAACTGGGAGTACACGTACGCCTGGTCATCGACGGGGTCAACGAAGCGATGCAGTCCCTCGCCGGTGTTGGTGTAGCCGCAGTCTGCGACGACCCGCACGGTGTTGTGCGCGTGCAGGCCGCGCAGGGCGATACGCGAGTCCGCGAACGCCGCGGCTGGGTCGACGGGTTCCCCGTTGAGCTCAATCTCGCGCACGCGCGGGGCGACCAGGTCAAGGAAGGTTGCTTGCCCCGGGGTCGCATCGAACTCGATGACCGTGGTCGAGGTGAACGTTTTGGGCCCCACCGTGAGATCGAGCGAGACGTCATAGGTCTTGACGTCGACGACCTTGGCGCGTTCGATGGCTTCTGATCGGGTCAGGTTTTCCCCAGGCATTGTGCTCCTTGATGTGGCAGCGAAATGGGTCATCGGTTTAGTTCCCTCAATCAATCTTTCCATGCATTTGCGTGGGGTGCCTAAAAGTTTGCGCCACTTTCGCTCTCGGCGTGCATTAGCGTTGAGTCATGACTGAAACAACCCAAGCAGGCATCGCCGACTTCTGGTTCGACCCTTCGTGCCCGTGGGCGTGGATGACGTCACGATGGATGGACGAGGTCACCGCTGTTCGGCCGGTTACGGTCCGGTGGCACGTCATGTCGCTTGCGGTGCTCAATGAGGGGCGGGACCTGCCCGAAAAGTACCAAGAGCTGATGAAGCGCGCCTGGGGCCCGGTCAGAGTCGTTATCGCGGCGCAAGCGGGCCACGGCGACGGCATCGTCAAGCCCCTCTATGACGCGCTGGGAGAACGCATCCACCTGGCCGGGCGCACCGACTTCGACGCCGTGATCGCCGAAGCGCTTGACCAGGTGGGCCTGCCCGCGTCGCTCGCCGCCGCGGCGCACACAGACCGTTTTGATGAGGCGCTGCGTGCCTCGCACGGCAAGGCGATCGAGTTAGTCGGGGACGACGTGGGGACCCCCGTGGTGGCTTTCGGCGGCGTTGCGTTCTTTGGGCCCGTCGTAACTCCCACCCCGCACGGGGAAGCGGCCGGCCGGTTGTGGGACGGCTGCGTCCTGGTCGCCTCCACGCCGGGCTTCTACGAGCTCAAGCGTTCGCGGACTCAGGGCCCGATCTTCGACTGACCCGGCCGCGGTACCCGGTTGCGCGCCGTCACTTTGGCCACCGCCACAGCACCGCACCGCAGTGGTCGCGGATCGATGCCGCGCCCTCCCCGGTCGCATCAATGGAGGTTTCGATCCAACGGTTTTCGGTGGCCTGCGCTGCCCGGGAGCGGTACACGATGGTGGTGTTGGTGAGTTCCGTGGTTTGGGTGCGTGCCGTGTGGAGCCACGGGTTGCGGCGGCGAATGGCGATCAGATCCTGGTAGGCGCGGTGGGTCCTGGCCCCCAAATCCGAAAGCTGCGCGGGCGACTGCGGAAACGGCGGCCTGATATCGTCGTCGCCCCCCTCGCGTTCCTGCTTCAGCCCGGTGAATCCCTGCTCGTCCCCCGCGTAAAGTGATGGGACGCCACCTACCGTGAACAAAATGGCGGCGGCCAGCACCGCGCGCGACTGCCCGATCCGCGATGCTATCCGGGTCACGTCGTGGTTGCCCACGAACGTTTGCGGTACAAAGGTTTCGAGGAATTCGTTATGCCGGCCCAGCGTCCAATCCAACTCGAATAGGTTGCGTTCGAGCAGCGACGACCACACCGCCTTCCACAACTCGTATTGGGTCAAAGAGTCGGCTCCGGACCCGGCGATGAACGCCGCATAGTCGCCGTGAATCACCTCGCCGAGGAACCAGGCACGCGGGTGGGCTACGCGCACTCTCGCCAGCGCCCGCGCCCAAAAGGAAACCGGGACGGAGTAGGCGGCGTCCAAGCGCCATCCATCCGCGCCGCGGTCCAGCCAGTAGTTCATGACCGAAACGACGAAGTCGATCGTCCGCGCCGACTCGTGGTTCAAGCGAACCAGGGATCCGTGCCCCTCAAACACCGCCGCGCGCGGGCCCCCGGGCGCATCCCAGTCGATGTCGAACAACTGGGCCGCGGGTGAATTGCGGCCTGCGGCAAGAGCCTGAAGGAATAGGGGATGACGATCCCCGACGTGGCTGAAAACCCCGTCGAGCACCACGCGCAACCCGCGGGCGCGGCAGCAAGAAACCAGCCGCGCGAAATCCTCTTCATCACCAAGTCGTGCATCGATCGCGAAGTGATCCGTCGTGTCGTACCCGTGCGACTGCGATGAAAAGACGGGCCCCAGCAAGAGCCCCGAGGCGCCCAGCTCAACGGCGTAGTCAAGCCACGCATCGATGCGGGCGAGCCGGTGATGCGGTCCCGGGCCCTGGTCGGGAACGCGGATCGGCGCTCCGCAAAAACCCAGCGGGTACAACTGCCACCAGATCACGTGATCGGTCCAGCCCGTATCCGAGTGCATGAAGAAGCCTCCTGCCTCTTATACCTAAGACGCCCAAGGTGCGCGTGGGCGCTACCAGATCGTCACGCGCGCTGCGGGATCCAGGTACAGGGCATCGGTGGGGGACACGTCGAAAGCCTCGTAGAACGCATCGACGTTGCTGACAATGCCGTTGCACCGGAACTCGTTGGGCGAATGGGGATCGACGCTGATTCGTTGGACGAGGGCCTCGTCCCTGATCTTTTGTCGCCATACCTGCGCCCACGAAAGGAACACCCGCTGAGCGCCGCTCAATCCATCGATTACGGGTGCCGAGTCGAGCGACCCGCCCAGCGCGAGTTCATACGCGCGCAGGGCGATGGACAGCCCGCCCAGATCGCCAATGTTTTCCCCGATCGTCAGTCCACCGTTGACGTGCGGGCCGTCAGGACCCAACTGGCGCGGAACAAACGCATCGTATTGGGCAATCAGTGCCTTGGTGCGGGACTCGAATTCCGCGCGGTCATTCTCCGTCCACCAATCGACCAGCCGTCCCTGCCCGTCGTACCGCGAGCCCTGGTCATCGAAGCCGTGGCCGATCTCGTGGCCGATAACGGCCCCGATGCCACCGTAATTGGCTGCATCGTCGGCGTCGATGTCGAAGAACGGCGGTTGCAAAATGGCGGCGGGGAAGACTATCTCATTCATGCCCGGGTTGTAGTACGCGTTGACGGTCTGGGGCGTCATGAACCATTCGTCGCGGTTGATCGGTCCACCCAGCTTGCGCAGTTCGAAATCGAGGTCGAACAGGTTCGAGGCCCGCACATTCCCGACCAGGTCCGCGGCGTCGAACTCCAGTCCCGCATAGTCGCGCCACACTGCCGGGTAGCCGATCTTCGGGGTGAAGCTGTCAAGCTTCGCGAGCGCACGCTGGCGGGTTTCGGCGCCCATCCACTCCAGGTTCGTGATCGATCGGCGGTACGCCTCAATCAGGTTCGCGACCAACTCATCCATGCGTGCCTTGTGCGTCGCGGGGAAGTGGCGTTCGACGTACAGCCTCCCGACAACCTCGCCCAGCGCGCCTTCCACCAAGGAAACCCCGCGCTTCCAGCGGGTCCGCACCTCGGTTGCCCCCGTGAGGGTGCGCCCGTAGAAATCGAAGTTGAGGTCCACCGCGGCGCCGTGCAGGTACGGCGAATACTTGCGCAGCACGTGGAAGACGGCCCACGCCTTAATGGTCTCCAGTTTGGCCTGCTCCCACACCTGGCCCAGGCCGGTAAAGAAGCTCGGCTCGCGCACGATCAGGCGCGGGAAAGCGGTTTGCGGAATACCGACCGCGTGAGCCCACGCCGACCAGTCGAAACCGGGCGCCGAGACGACCAGGTCCCCGAGCGACATCGGGTTATAGGTCGCCTGCGCGTCGCGCTTGCGCACCGCATCCCAGTGGTGTGAAGCGACCTCAGTTTCGAAGTCAACGATCGCTGCGGCCGCGCTCGCGGCGGCGGGGACCACATCGCCCAAGGCAGCCCCCGCTTGGGTCAGCACCTTTTCGATGTGCGCGCGGTAGGCGGCCAGGGTCTGTGCGTGCTGTTCCTCGCGGTAGTACGCCTCGTCGGGAAGGCCCAAGCCGGCCTGCATCAGGTAGAGCGCGTATTCATCCGGGTTCACGCGGTCCGTGTCGACCCAGAACCCGGCGAGGGCGGGCCCCCCCGCGCGTTGCAGCCTCGCGAGGGTGACAAGGGCCTCGTCCTTAATTGTGCATGCGGATATCGCCTCCAGGTCGGCCCGCAGGGGTTCGTAACCGGCCGACTCCAAGGCTGCCTCGTCCATGAAGCTGCCGAACAGCGCGGCCACCTTGCGCAAGTTGGGATTCGAATCTTCGCTGGAAGCCCCCGTGATGATGTCCCGCACCTGCTCCTCGGCGCGGTCGGCGAGTTGCCGGAAGGGGCCGTCGGCGGCGCGATCGGCCGGGATTTCGTAGGCATCGATCCACGGGCCGTTCACGTGCCGGTACAGGTCGTCCTGGGGGCGGATGCGGGGGTCGAACTGGCCGGTTGCTATGCCGCTTCGCTGCTGGTTGGGTGTGGATGTCGACTCAGTCATAGCCACAAGCCTACGTGTCGATGCTGAACGGTGACGCGCGCGCTCAGTTGCGGTGCCCGGCCCGGTTCCGCAGTTTGCGCATCGATGGGGCAAAATGGTGGCCATGCGCGTTCACATTGCCACTGACCATGCCGGATTCGAGATCAAGGAGCAGCTTAAGGCCGACCTGGGTTCCGACGGGCACGACGTTGTCGATCACGGCGCATTCGTTTTCGATGCCGAAGACGACTATCCGTCGTTCTGCTTCGCCGCAGGCGAGGCCGTCGTGGGCGAGCCGGGGTCCTTGGGCATCGTTATCGGCGGGTCGGGCAACGGCGAGCAAATTGCGGCCAATAAGGTGCGCGGCGTGCGCGCGGGCTT
This is a stretch of genomic DNA from Rarobacter incanus. It encodes these proteins:
- a CDS encoding M1 family metallopeptidase — its product is MPGENLTRSEAIERAKVVDVKTYDVSLDLTVGPKTFTSTTVIEFDATPGQATFLDLVAPRVREIELNGEPVDPAAAFADSRIALRGLHAHNTVRVVADCGYTNTGEGLHRFVDPVDDQAYVYSQFEVPDARRMYATFEQPDLKATFTFTVKAPSNWQVVSNSPTPDPQDHADGTATWAFAPTQKISTYITALVAGPYHVERGELTSRDGRTIALGVFCRESLAKHLDADYIMDITRAGFEFYEARFDVPYPFEKYDQLFVPEYNMGAMENAGCVTFTETYVFRSKVTDAIRERRVVTILHELAHMWFGDLVTMKWWNDLWLNESFAEWASTLATAEA
- a CDS encoding DsbA family protein, translated to MTETTQAGIADFWFDPSCPWAWMTSRWMDEVTAVRPVTVRWHVMSLAVLNEGRDLPEKYQELMKRAWGPVRVVIAAQAGHGDGIVKPLYDALGERIHLAGRTDFDAVIAEALDQVGLPASLAAAAHTDRFDEALRASHGKAIELVGDDVGTPVVAFGGVAFFGPVVTPTPHGEAAGRLWDGCVLVASTPGFYELKRSRTQGPIFD
- a CDS encoding alpha-amylase family protein, yielding MHSDTGWTDHVIWWQLYPLGFCGAPIRVPDQGPGPHHRLARIDAWLDYAVELGASGLLLGPVFSSQSHGYDTTDHFAIDARLGDEEDFARLVSCCRARGLRVVLDGVFSHVGDRHPLFLQALAAGRNSPAAQLFDIDWDAPGGPRAAVFEGHGSLVRLNHESARTIDFVVSVMNYWLDRGADGWRLDAAYSVPVSFWARALARVRVAHPRAWFLGEVIHGDYAAFIAGSGADSLTQYELWKAVWSSLLERNLFELDWTLGRHNEFLETFVPQTFVGNHDVTRIASRIGQSRAVLAAAILFTVGGVPSLYAGDEQGFTGLKQEREGGDDDIRPPFPQSPAQLSDLGARTHRAYQDLIAIRRRNPWLHTARTQTTELTNTTIVYRSRAAQATENRWIETSIDATGEGAASIRDHCGAVLWRWPK
- a CDS encoding M13 family metallopeptidase, whose protein sequence is MTESTSTPNQQRSGIATGQFDPRIRPQDDLYRHVNGPWIDAYEIPADRAADGPFRQLADRAEEQVRDIITGASSEDSNPNLRKVAALFGSFMDEAALESAGYEPLRADLEAISACTIKDEALVTLARLQRAGGPALAGFWVDTDRVNPDEYALYLMQAGLGLPDEAYYREEQHAQTLAAYRAHIEKVLTQAGAALGDVVPAAASAAAAIVDFETEVASHHWDAVRKRDAQATYNPMSLGDLVVSAPGFDWSAWAHAVGIPQTAFPRLIVREPSFFTGLGQVWEQAKLETIKAWAVFHVLRKYSPYLHGAAVDLNFDFYGRTLTGATEVRTRWKRGVSLVEGALGEVVGRLYVERHFPATHKARMDELVANLIEAYRRSITNLEWMGAETRQRALAKLDSFTPKIGYPAVWRDYAGLEFDAADLVGNVRASNLFDLDFELRKLGGPINRDEWFMTPQTVNAYYNPGMNEIVFPAAILQPPFFDIDADDAANYGGIGAVIGHEIGHGFDDQGSRYDGQGRLVDWWTENDRAEFESRTKALIAQYDAFVPRQLGPDGPHVNGGLTIGENIGDLGGLSIALRAYELALGGSLDSAPVIDGLSGAQRVFLSWAQVWRQKIRDEALVQRISVDPHSPNEFRCNGIVSNVDAFYEAFDVSPTDALYLDPAARVTIW
- a CDS encoding ribose-5-phosphate isomerase is translated as MRVHIATDHAGFEIKEQLKADLGSDGHDVVDHGAFVFDAEDDYPSFCFAAGEAVVGEPGSLGIVIGGSGNGEQIAANKVRGVRAGLAWSIETARLARQHNDANIVAVGARQHTYAEILEMIRVFLAEPFTGLPRHQRRIDEVAAYEASR